The Lactuca sativa cultivar Salinas chromosome 2, Lsat_Salinas_v11, whole genome shotgun sequence genome includes a window with the following:
- the LOC111896281 gene encoding receptor-like protein EIX2 — MHSLESLDLSGNNLSGMIPQSMSALTFLSHLNLSHNNLSGRIPTGSQLQTLNDPSIYTGGDNQLCGGPLAIRCNSDQVLQLGRNAEEDEDDDSVEKMWIYGVTSGFITGFMGILGILALMSRWRRALFNFVGEYILKTIWSLVHGSINDLLKEEHIIMQKLLWVDGFFLLLILAATHLSCCSCSGCFDHEWRALLRFKRSVSSEPPGLLSSWNGEKNCCEWEGVECDNATGHVTGLHLGRDPLDITPELKGNKLDLCLAELTHLSYMDLSGNDFHGIRIPDFIGSMRQLRFLDLSSAGFSGVVPPVIGNLSSLRVLHLSYNPELVVDDFAWFSNLLSLQHLDLSGLSLGIGKAWNLDKVLLSMIPSLIELRLSECKLSNSHFNHHLNLTLSTIQTLDLHLNSIGGNFPHFLQNLTSLRVLDLSNNKLNSSIPVMNSIVELDLSENKFPRIHDVGVWSFSRLKSLDLSFNDMEGELVGPGPSSNVSRFALETLRLSYNRFCGEIPTSLQRLTSLTSLYLDNNKLTGKIPEALGYITSLQELYLTQNQLTGSIPASLGNLMMLQKLDLSSNLLINGTIPDTIGKLSKLEFLDISNASLSGVITKAHFANTSMLKRLYATSNHRLSFKISHDWNPPFQIIGINLRSCRIESEFPPWIRTQKSLVLLNLSNTSIYGPLPDWLHDLPAIINFDLSHNFLDGPLTNLPFTQRTDMLVLKNNLFNGSIPKSLCNATKLNILDLSRNMLSGILPECIGDLRILKAMILSSNRLSGVIPSSLGNLGSSLEWLQLNNNSFHGQLPDTLANCTSLTVLDLGENQLFGNIPKWIHEKFEFLRVLRLHTNGFKGQIPIALCGCTNLQIIDLGANNLTGPIPVCFQNMLGMTRVDSNLYFSGGFDQSLIQVVGGVPLEYTTTLGMVVNMDLSSNKLIGEIPEELVLLTGLLGLNLSNNHLMGHIPYRIGDMHSLISLDLSQNNLSGMIPQSMSRLTFLSHLNLSHNNLSGRIPTGDQLQTLIDPSIYAGNSQLCGGPLPHKCKSYRVPQIGRNTEEEDDDVWKMWIYGVTSGFITGFMVIVGILALVDRWRNALFYYVGGWIGKEL; from the exons ATGCATTCACTAGAATCTCTTGATCTATCAGGAAACAATCTTTCAGGGATGATCCCACAGAGTATGTCTGCACTGACGTTTCTTAGCCATCTCAActtgtcacacaacaacttatCGGGAAGAATTCCAACAGGAAGTCAGCTCCAGACACTCAATGATCCATCCATATACACCGGCGGCGATAACCAGCTTTGTGGTGGCCCGCTAGCAATCAGGTGCAATAGTGATCAGGTCCTGCAATTAGGAAGAAACGCTGAGgaagatgaagacgatgacagtGTTGAGAAGATGTGGATTTATGGTGTAACGAGCGGTTTCATAACAGGGTTTATGGGAATATTGGGAATCCTGGCTCTTATGAGCAGATGGAGACGTGCTCTCTTTAATTTTGTAGGAG AGTACATTTTGAAGACAATATGGTCTCTTGTACATGGCAGCATTAATGATTTGCTTAAAG aggaacaCATAATCATGCAGAAGCTATTATGGGTTGATGGGTTCTTTCTCCTGTTGATTTTAGCAGCCACACATCTCAGTTGTTGTTCCTGTTCTGGTTGCTTTGATCATGAGTGGCGGGCTCTTCTCCGATTCAAACGCAGCGTGTCATCGGAACCTCCTGGTCTACTTTCATCATGGAATGGAGAAAAGAATTGTTGCGAGTGGGAAGGCGTGGAGTGCGATAATGCAACCGGACATGTTACTGGGCTTCATCTCGGAAGAGATCCTTTGGATATTACACCGGAGTTAAAGGGAAACAAGTTGGATTTGTGTTTGGCCGAGTTGACTCATTTGAGTTACATGGACTTGAGTGGGAATGATTTCCATGGCATCCGGATTCCTGACTTCATTGGATCCATGAGACAACTCAGATTTCTGGATCTTTCTTCTGCGGGTTTTTCTGGCGTAGTTCCTCCTGTAATTGGAAACCTGTCGAGTTTGCGTGTGCTTCACCTCAGTTACAACCCGGAATTGGTGGTTGATGATTTCGCATGGTTTTCAAATCTTTTGTCGCTCCAACATCTTGATCTGAGCGGATTGAGCCTTGGTATTGGTAAAGCTTGGAATCTAGACAAGGTACTCTTATCTATGATCCCTTCTTTGATAGAGTTACGTTTGTCGGAATGCAAGCTTTCTAATTCTCATTTCAATCATCATCTCAATCTTACGCTTTctaccattcaaacgcttgatcTTCATTTGAATTCCATCGGAGGCAACTTCCCTCACTTTTTACAAAATTTGACCTCTTTACGAGTTCTCGATCTTTCCAACAACAAACTCAATTCTTCGATTCCAGTCATGAACAGCATCGTCGAACTTGATCTCTCGGAAAATAAATTTCCGCGTATTCATGATGTTGGGGTCTGGAGTTTCAGTCGTTTAAAAAGTTTGGATCTTTCATTCAATGATATGGAAGGGGAACTCGTGGGGCCAGGGCCATCAAGTAATGTTTCCCGATTTGCTCTGGAGACTCTGAGACTAAGCTATAACAGGTTTTGTGGGGAAATCCCAACATCACTGCAAAGGCTAACATCCTTGACAAGTTTGTATCTTGATAACAACAAGTTAACGGGAAAAATCCCAGAAGCCCTTGGATATATAACGAGTTTGCAGGAATTGTATCTAACTCAGAACCAATTAACAGGTTCGATTCCTGCGTCTTTAGGAAACCTGATGATGTTACAGAAACTGGATTTATCGTCCAACCTCCTCATAAACGGGACAATTCCAGATACCATCGGAAAGCTTTCTAAACTTGAGTTTCTTGATATATCCAATGCTTCTTTATCTGGTGTAATCACCAAAGCCCATTTTGCCAACACATCAATGTTAAAACGCTTGTATGCAACCTCCAACCATAGATTGAGCTTCAAGATTTCTCATGATTGGAACCCTCCTTTCCAAATAATTGGCATTAACCTCAGATCTTGCAGAATTGAATCAGAATTTCCACCATGGATTCGAACACAGAAATCTCTTGTCCTACTGAACCTTTCGAATACCAGCATCTATGGACCTCTTCCAGATTGGCTTCACGACCTCCCTGCCATTATAAACTTTGATCTCTCCCACAACTTTCTCGACGGACCATTGACAAACCTCCCATTCACCCAAAGAACCGATATGTTGGTTCTAAAGAACAACCTCTTCAACGGATCAATTCCAAAGTCACTGTGTAACGCTACAAAATTAAATATTCTAGATCTTTCTAGAAATATGCTATCTGGGATCCTTCCAGAATGCATCGGGGATCTCCGCATACTCAAGGCTATGATATTAAGTTCCAACCGGTTATCGGGTGTCATCCCAAGCTCTCTAGGCAATCTTGGTTCTTCACTAGAATGGTTACAACTAAACAACAATAGTTTCCATGGCCAACTTCCCGACACCCTAGCAAATTGCACAAGTTTAACTGTGTTGGATTTGGGCGAAAACCAACTCTTCGGAAATATACCAAAATGGATCCATGAAAAGTTCGAGTTTCTCAGGGTTCTCAGGCTGCATACAAACGGTTTCAAGGGTCAAATTCCTATAGCGTTGTGTGGATGCACCAatctccaaatcatagatctcgGAGCTAATAACTTAACGGGACCAATCCCGGTTTGTTTCCAAAACATGTTAGGAATGACCAGAGTTGATTCCAATCTTTATTTTTCAGGCGGGTTCGACCAGAGTTTGATCCAAGTAGTCGGAGGAGTCCCACTTGAATATACAACAACATTAGGAATGGTCGTCAACATGGACCTTTCGAGCAATAAACTAATCGGGGAAATACCCGAGGAGTTGGTACTTCTTACAGGATTGCTAGGTCTTAACCTGTCAAACAATCACCTCATGGGTCACATTCCATATAGAATCGGTGATATGCATTCCCTAATATCTCTTGATCTTTCTCAAAACAATCTTTCAGGGATGATCCCTCAGAGCATGTCTAGATTGACGTTTCTTAGTCATCTCAATTTGTCACATAACAACTTATCGGGGAGAATTCCAACAGGAGATCAGCTGCAGACGCTCATTGATCCATCCATATACGCGGGCAATAGCCAGCTTTGTGGTGGTCCGCTGCCACACAAGTGCAAGAGTTATCGAGTCCCGCAAATTGGAAGAAACactgaggaagaagatgacgaTGTTTGGAAGATGTGGATTTATGGTGTAACAAGTGGTTTCATAACTGGGTTTATGGTAATAGTGGGAATTTTGGCGCTTGTGGACAGATGGAGAAATGCTCTCTTCTATTATGTGGGAGGTTGGATCGGCAAGGAACTCTGA